Within the Acidipropionibacterium acidipropionici genome, the region CCGTCGGCCCGGTGATCCTCCTTGTCGTCCGAAGGTCACGAGACGGTCACAATTCGATGGTTGCGTCAGCACCGCTGTTGCCGCTCCGCGCCGCAGCTGCGAGAATCACCGGTGACCGGACGAGGGCGTCCGATTCCAGACAACTGTTGTCTGGAGACAACCGTGGAGGTTTTCAGTCATGCATGGCAAGAAGTTCGCGGCGCTTGCGACAGCATCGCTGCTGGTGCTCAGTGGGACCGCATGCGGGTGGGGCGGTAGCAGCGGTGGATCGACCGAGACGTCGTCGGCGTCGACCCCGAAGGCCGGCGGGGCCGGAGGCGAGGTCGGCGTCTTCACCTGGTGGGCCGACGGGTCGGAGAAGAAGGGTCTCGACGCCCTGGAGAAGCTCTTCAAGGAGCAGTACCCCAACGACACCTTCAAGAACCTGGCGGTGGCCGGTGGATCGGGATCCAACGCGAAGGCCAAGCTGGCCTCCGACCTCAAGAACGGCAATCCCCCCGGATCCTTCCAGGGGCACGCCGGCGCCGAGCTGATGGACTACATCGACAACGACCAGGTCCAGCCCGTCGACGACATCATCAAGCAGCTCGGCGGATCCTCGGTCTTCCCGAAGACCCTGCTCGACCGGATCACCGTGGACGGCCACATCTACTCCGTGCCCGTGACCATCCACCGCGCCAACGTCGTGTGGAGCAACACCGCGCTGCTCAAGAAGGCCGGCATCACGAGCACCCCGACGTCGGTGGAGGCGTGGCTCGCCGACATGCAGAAGGTCAAGGATTCCGGGGTCGCGACCCCGCTGTCGATCGGCGGCACCTGGACCCAGACCGAGCTGCTCGAGTCCATCCTGGCGGCCAATCTGGGCGCCGACGAGTACAGCAAGCTGTTCACCAAGGACGGCAAGTGGGACTCGGCCGAGGTCAAGGCCTCGATCGAGCAGTACAAGAAGGCGCTCACCTTCGCCAATACCGCCTCCGACGGCGACGACTGGCCCAACGCCACCGACATGGTGGCCGACGGCAAGGCGGCCTACAACGTGATGGGGGACTGGGCGGTCGCCGAGTTCGAGTCGAAGGGCAAGAAGTATCACACCGACTGGGAGGCCTTCGCGATGCCCGGCAAGGAGAAGATCTTCGACTTCCTGGCCGACTCCTTCACCCTTCCGACCGGCACGAAGAACCCCGAGGGCACCAAGGACTGGCTGCGGTTCGTCGGTTCGAAGGATGCCCAGGAGGCCTTCAACTCCGTCAAGGGATCGATCCCTCCGCGGTCCGACGCGAGCACCGAGAAGTTCAGCGAGTACCAGCAGTCGGCGATGAAGGACTTCAAGGATTCCGCGAATGTCAAGATCGTCTCGTCGATCGCCCACGGTGCCGCTGTTCCGCTCGCCTGGAGCTCGGAGATCAACACCGCGATGAGCAAGTTCTACCAGGACAAGAACACCGACAATCTGGCGAAGTCGCTGGTCGCGTCGCACGACAAGTACGCGCAGTGACGTGAGCGGCCGATCGTCGGGGCGGCTCGCGGTGCCGCCCCGACGACCGGCACGCAATGACCGACGCTGATCTTTGCGCAGTGATCCGATGCGATGACGGGGGACGCCGTCGCGAAACGGTGGGCCCGGCAGGGGTGCCGTGCCCGCATGCCGACCGGAGGGATTCGGCCGGCCTACAAGGAATCTTCACTATGAGAAAAATGCGGGGTTGGCTGCCCAGCTTCCTGTTCGTGCTGCCGTCAATCATCCTGATCGGAATATTCGTCTACGGATTCATCATCCGTAATGTCGTGACCTCCTTCGAGGCGGTGAAAACGAAGTCGGGGCGGATCAAGGCCGTCGGCGGGTTCGGGAACTACACCACTCTCCTCGGGGATCCCCGATATCAGCACGCCCTGTGGAATCTGCTCGTTCTGACGGTGGTATTCGTGGCCGGGACGATGTTCTTCGGCCTCCTGTGGGCCCTCCTGCTGGAACGAGGGGTGAAGTTCGAGGGGGTCTACCGGTCCATTCTGCTGGCCCCGATGGCCGTCTCCTTCGTGGCCGCTGGCGTCGTCTGGCGGTGGCTGCTGTCCCCGGCCCAGGGCGAGCAGGCGGTCGGCCTCAACCAGCTCTTCCAGTACATGGGGATGCCCGGCCTGCAGTCCTCCTGGTACTCCGCCGGGAAGTTCAACATGGCGTCCATGGCCATCCCGGCCATCTGGCAGCTGTCGGGCTACATCATGGCTCTCTTCCTGGCCGGGTTCCGGGGCATCTCGGACGACCAGCGCGAGGCCGCCCGGGTGGACGGCGCCAGCGAGATCAAGCTCTACCGCTACGTGCTCTTCCCGCAGCTGTCTCCCATCGCCCTGAGCGCCCTCATCATCGTCGGCCACATGTCGATGAAGATGTTCGATCTCATCTACTCGATCGCCGGCCAGAGTTCCTACACGGCGGAGGTGCCGGCGACCCTCATGTGGACCCAGATGTTCCAGCTCAACGACCCGACGGCCGCGGCGGTCAACGCCACTGTCCTGCTGCTCATCGTGGCGGTGGCGGTCATCCCGTACCTCATCTACACCAACCGCACCGAGAAGGGAGGCCGCTGATGTCCGCCGCCACTCTCGAGAGCGAGACGCTCACCGCCGTGCCGAACCGGCACCACACCAGGACCCGTGGGGAGAAGACCTGGAGCGCCGTCCAGTACGTCTTCCTGACGCTGTTCAGCCTGGGCATCCTGCTGCCCCTCTACGTGCTCCTGGTCACCAGCTTCAAGAAGCCGTCGGGCTATGACCAGTCCACCGCCTGGCACCTGCCGCTGGCCTGGTCGACGGAGGGATGGACGGCGGCCTGGGGCACCCTGGCCCCGGCACTGGGGCGCACCATCATCATGGCGGTGCTGGCCTCGGTGATCTCCTCGGTACTGGGCTCCTT harbors:
- a CDS encoding ABC transporter substrate-binding protein, with protein sequence MHGKKFAALATASLLVLSGTACGWGGSSGGSTETSSASTPKAGGAGGEVGVFTWWADGSEKKGLDALEKLFKEQYPNDTFKNLAVAGGSGSNAKAKLASDLKNGNPPGSFQGHAGAELMDYIDNDQVQPVDDIIKQLGGSSVFPKTLLDRITVDGHIYSVPVTIHRANVVWSNTALLKKAGITSTPTSVEAWLADMQKVKDSGVATPLSIGGTWTQTELLESILAANLGADEYSKLFTKDGKWDSAEVKASIEQYKKALTFANTASDGDDWPNATDMVADGKAAYNVMGDWAVAEFESKGKKYHTDWEAFAMPGKEKIFDFLADSFTLPTGTKNPEGTKDWLRFVGSKDAQEAFNSVKGSIPPRSDASTEKFSEYQQSAMKDFKDSANVKIVSSIAHGAAVPLAWSSEINTAMSKFYQDKNTDNLAKSLVASHDKYAQ
- a CDS encoding carbohydrate ABC transporter permease, with the translated sequence MRKMRGWLPSFLFVLPSIILIGIFVYGFIIRNVVTSFEAVKTKSGRIKAVGGFGNYTTLLGDPRYQHALWNLLVLTVVFVAGTMFFGLLWALLLERGVKFEGVYRSILLAPMAVSFVAAGVVWRWLLSPAQGEQAVGLNQLFQYMGMPGLQSSWYSAGKFNMASMAIPAIWQLSGYIMALFLAGFRGISDDQREAARVDGASEIKLYRYVLFPQLSPIALSALIIVGHMSMKMFDLIYSIAGQSSYTAEVPATLMWTQMFQLNDPTAAAVNATVLLLIVAVAVIPYLIYTNRTEKGGR